GGtgcttccttgtttgtttgtttgtttgtttgtttgtttaattccatTCTGGCCTTAGTTCGAAGGGAGTAGGGAGGGGGACTGagtgctgtttggggaggggcaagaaaaatagaagagaacTTTAAAAGATGTTTTCAGCTCTTTTTAACTCGAAAACTTCTGTTTCAAggggaagcaaaagaaaacaaggaaatatGCGACTATGAAGCGAATGCTCAGTCTGAGAGACGAGCGACTGTGAGTGGTCAGAACCAACTGGTTTCTTAAACTGATCAGAACTACAGAAGTCACGATGGGCTAAGTAGAAACATCTGATGTACTGGTTTCTTAAACTGCAGAAGTCACGATGGGCTAAGTAGAAACAtttgatgtttttttgttttgcttataaTGTCTTAGGTCTGTGTTGCATGGAATTATAGTCACACATTCGGTGGGGCAGGGCATGGTATCGTTGTGGGAAAGCCGGTGAGGAGGTCATACCATGGCTGTCTTCAGGTCCTGCCACCCAAGTTTAAAAAGGACGATGGGAAAAGTCCAAGATAGTCCCATTTTATAAGTTGTAAGAATTCAGAaccttgccgggcggtggtggcacacgcctttaatcccagcactcgggaggcagaggcaggcggatttttgagttcgaagcctggtctacagagtgagttccaggacagccaggactatacagagaaaccctgtttcgaaaaaaaaacaaacaaacaaacaaaaaaagaattcagaacCTTCGAACATGCTAGTATGATATTCCCATTATAAAGAACActcaaggggctggtgagatggctcagtgggtaagagcacctgactgctcttccgaaggtccagagttcaaatcccagcaaccacatggtggctcacaaccatccgtaacgagatctgactccctcttctggtgtgtctgaagacagctacagtgtacttacatataataaataaataaatcttttaaaaaaaaaaaataaaaataaataaagaacactCAACCAGTTTCTCTGTATCGGTAAGGACTGGGTAAACAGTTAATTTAATGAAGACTGGGCTTCTTCGTGTTTAAGATTTTCGGAACAAGAGAGTGGTCATTAGAACCTTCAGAATTATTATTCTCAGCTTCTGAtgtgggtttttattttatctaacaATGTCCCACTGATCACTTCCTTGTGTTGAGTCTTTATTTTATACGTGTGTTATGTTTCAGGCCTTTATAAATAACGTGGAGAAACTTTCCTCCTAAACTTGTGGTTTGAGTcctttttggtttgatttggtttggtttgttgttgttgttgttgttgttgttgttgttgttgtttgagacagggtctcactaagtagccttgGCTaccctgaaacttgctatgtaaaccagaccTCGAATTTTTAgggctctgtctgcctctctctccctggaGCTAGGAGGGCCACCATGCCTACCTTGGGATATTCAGAAGTCTTCAGCAGGTTAATAACAACCTCTTCACGGCCTCTTACacgtggtttgtttttgtttttttttagcatatattatacataacaATAGATATCATTATGTTATTTTTCAAGTGGGTATATAATGTACTTTGAGTAAAATCAACCCCCATTTATACCAAGAAAAAAGTTAATAATTAGAATTTATTCATTAACAACATCTTGAGTTTATTAGCCTTActgattaatttttatattttctggcTACTTCCTGCTCTATTTACTTGTTCTCATAGTATATGTTGATGCTAACATCACAAAGTCCACAACTGGATTTCTTTGGTAGCAGAAAGAGAATGGAACTTGAGGTGATAGAgattgagcccagggcttcaCGCGTGCTAGGCCAGCCCCAACAAACTGAAACTTCCAAATGAAATTTCAACTGCATCATGTTTCCCTTCTCTGGATTTGCTTTTTTTGCAGTAAAGAAAAGGATAGGttgaagcctaagaagaaagagaagaaagatccGAGCGCGCTGAAGGAAAGAGAAGTGTGAGTACTAAAAGCGTCAGCTTGCCTTTCCACTCAGACACTAGAAAGCAGTGGCCCTGTAAGATTCCAGGCTTCCCTGACTTCATTGCTTGTCGAGTGAAAGTGCTATCGGGGGGCACATTCTCATCTCCATGCTTTGAGGTTTTGAATCCCATTGAGCAATAAATTTTCCCTGAAGGCACTAGGACTaaactttttttctcttcaaaaaatcttttaaaacaaataatttctGTTGTTTGCCACATTAAAATGTCATAAAAGAGAGACTATATTGCCACAAATCGGTGAGGTTATATATTCTGGATGAAGGTCATTCCTTTAAAATAAGTACCTTTAACGTCATGAAAAATCTGAGCACATTTTGCATAATTTTATCTTCCTGCTCTGGATTCGCAGAGGCTGTATTGTCACCGCAGTTCCTGGCTCAGGAACATCATGAGGTTTTAGATGAGTAGTGGGCTCTGCTATGGTCCTAATGCTAGACAGTCTGTTTACATTCCATCCATTTTAGGGTTCTGAGAATGGCAACGTGCTATAGCATTGATTTTAATCCTGATAACTAGATTCTTTCTGTGCCCGAAGACTAGTCTCCAGATCGAGGAAGAGCTACGTTTGGAATAGTTGTGTTTTTAAAGTTATATCAGAGCTTTCTAGTGAGCCTGAAAATAGCATGCTGTcaactttcctttttaaagtttctttaattatgtgtatgtgtggccaCGATGTGtctctgtgggcatgtgcactTGAGTTTGGGTTTCTGGAGGCTGAGGGTGGAGcacccctggggctggagttacaggcagtaatGAACACTCAAGGTCGGTGGAGGAACTAAGAGCAGTAGTGCgtgcttgtaactgctgagccatttacTCAGCCCCTTTCCTGCCTACAGTGAAAAAGGGGAAAAAGATGTTTATCTATAGTGAACTTTCTCAGATacttcagttttcattttgttAACATCAAAATTATCAATGTAGACTTCAGCCTTtggtcttattttctttctcctttcagcCCCCAGCATCCTTCCTGCTTGTTCTTCCAGTATAATACACAGCTGGGTCCACCTTACCACATCCTTGTCGATACCAACTTCATCAACTTTTCCATTAAGGCCAAACTGGACTTAGTGCAGTCAATGATGGACTGTCTGTATGCCAAGTGTGAGTATcatgcttttgtatttctgtGACATCTGTACAAAACAATCATACTCGTGCAAATCCATAAAGAGGGTGAGTGAAGACCCAGTAAGTTATCCAAGGGCCACTTAGTTTCCAGTGTACCTAGCAATGGCAGCGTTCACTCCGTCGAGATCTAATGCATGCTTGACTAGGAGTAATTAAATTCTCACAATTGGAAAGCAGTGCTTTCACTCTCATTAGAGACGTCAATTTTGAGCCTGGGTTTTAAAATTCTGAACAAATGAAAATCTGTTTTTGGTATGTACATTTCTATTAAGCAGGATATATCCTCAATTCCAGTCTACCCTAGGAAAGCTAAGTAAAGCCTATTTCCACTTACGGGAACACAGCTAGAAGTCAAACACTAGGCAGTTCTCACGCACGTTTATCCAGTTAGAGTTCATTTGTATTGCATAGGACCTGAGGTAGCTTATGCCCCAGTGTGTAGTGTTCCCATGTTTATTTGGGCATCCCCTTCTGTCGTAATCCTGAGTGGGAGAAAGAAAGCTAAGCCGTATCCAAGAGAATAGCTTCCTGATAGTGAGGCGTGTTATGTTTTTTGGGTAAGGGAAGTACCTCAGTGGTTCAATAGTGGAGCACTTCCTAGTGTGTGAGGAGCTCTGGGATTAGTCCCTACCACtgcaaaacactgaccaaaaaaaaaaaaaaaaaaaaaaattgcttcatTTTATGATAGGTTCCTATTCATAAGTTGTTGCTCTGTTAAAcagacaaatgacattcagagtGGAATAAATTACTATAATTAAAGGGaaattttgcatttcttttttcaaaaagacACATCGGCATACATTGTTGTGGTTTGTCTTACTAAGCATCACAGATATGCTGCATTCTTTTCTGCAGATAGAAAGCTGTGGTAGCTGCTGTGAGTAGGTCTGTtgccttttgggttttgttttttttgttgttgttgttgggttttttttgtagactttattattttatgtgtatgtgtgttacctgagtgtgtgtgttttccatgtgtctggggtgttggatccccctgcaactggaattacagatggttgtgagccacagtgtggtgctgggtcctctgcaagagccacgAGCACGCTTAACCACCCTACGCTTTTCGGTAGCATGTGCCCATTTATGTCTTCATCATAGTTTCATAATTCTCACAGGATTTACAGGATGTAACAATTTTCCCCCCCAGGGGTGagggtttgaaacagggtctcactatgtagctctggctgtcttagaattcTCTGTAgagaatggcctcaaactcaaagaaatagacctgcctctgcctcccaagtgctgggattaaaggcgtgctccaccactacctggctgttcttgtttttttgagacagggttttactctgtaaacttggatgtcctggaactcacaatatagaccaaggctggttttgaactcacagtgatcttcCTACCTGTTGTAGGAtcagtgtttttttgttgttgttgtttttgtttttttatgtttactATTATAATTGTTTTGGGTCATTACAAACTAAGCCAATATAAAATAGCAAACATATCAAATGATGTgtagcttttttaaaattttgttttagttttgagcttccgtatgggtgctgggaatcaagccagaatcctctgaaagaacagttggtgcttttaacctctgagccacctctccaggccctatgtgtaacttattattattttaagatttatttagtatacagtttctgcatgtatgtatgcctgcacaccagaagatggcaccagATTTCATCAtacatggttatgagccaccatgaggttgctgggaattgaactcagaacctctggaaggcTATTTTaagctcagccatctctccagccctatgtacaacttctttttttacttttttttttttttttttttttttttccgagacagggttcctctgtgtagccctggctgtcctagcactcactttgtagaccaggctggcctcgaactcagaaatccgcctgcctctgcctcccaagtgctgggattaaaggcgtgagccaccatgcccggcttctatGTACAACTTCTTACTACTCCAGTATTCCAATGGCCCACTGTCTACccatctttctccctttccttaggcctccctgcttcctgacacaCAGCAAAACTCTTAGCCTCCAGTGGCCTATCGATGTTCAGGGGGAAGGAGTATCCAATGTGTTTCCCTGTAGGTCAGAAGATACACACGTCAGCTGAAGACCTATACATGCTTTTGCTTGGGAAGGTGTGTTAGGCTGAGAAGGAAGCCAGGAGTGATGTCATACACCTGtacttccagcactcaggaaacaggaaagggggTTCAAGGTCAAAGAAAAATCTTGAAGATTAAAAATATCACTTCAGTGAACATGTGAATGATTAATTAAGCAAAATAGCATTGTTGTTGGTAAGGATAAGTTTTAGTGGTCTGGACAGGGATAACAATATCAAAGTTGCTAAATATTCCCTTAATACAGAGTTTAATAGAGAGCAAGATCCTAACTCCTGAGTTCTGTGAATGTGAAGAGAAGTGAGGAAGCtacagggaaaaaaagagagattgaAGAGTTTGGATTATGAGGTTTAAGGGAAGACACCGTCTCCATACTGTAGAGGAGGTGGAGCTGCGAGTGCTAACGTGGGCCTGTAGTAAGTTATCCAGGAGGCAACGCGAGACAGTAAGTCACGACGCTCTAGAGAGTTTTCAGTGTGCACAACACTTCCCTCTATgggaagaagacactgagaccttACTTCCTAGAGCAGAGAATCAATGTCTGGCTTCAAGGACAGGCAGACTCCTGACTCCTACTAGTGGTTGATAGGACTGGTGACTTTAAGCTAAAGCTAATcctaaattacattttataaatcCAAACcaggaatatagctcagtggtagagtgtttgcctcgCATATATGATGCCCCAAACCTAAtacccagcaccacacacacctgAAGTACAAAGCCAGAGAAGCCTAGGGCTAAAAGGTAAGACAGGAATGGGAAGTGGGACAGACAGCTCAGTGCATAACACTTGAATGGTGTGCACATGATCCCCGGCTGTTCTCCAGCACTGCCCACCACACACCAAAAAGGAACTAGGCCTCCTAAGAGTCATACTAAATCCTCTCTGTCCGTGCTttgtaaatgaaatttaaaaataaacagacaaacccAGGTGACTGCACACCTGTTTTCAATATGGTTGATACACATTTTTCAAGTCTTAATATTGAGATGGGCTGTTCAGCAAAAatggttctttgaaaaataaaagtgctGGGGGCGGGGAGGTGTGGCAGGTTATGgtgatggagaggtggctcagcagttaaagaacACTTGTTagtcttgcaaaggacctggcttcagttcccagcactcacatggtgactcacaactgtctgtaattccagttgcagaggatctgatgtccttgTCTGACCGCcacaagcaccaggcatgcacatgattgcacatatatgcaagcaaaacattcatccacactaaataaatatttttaagaggaaatttttaaaaagtacactgGGCTAAGGAGATGATTCATCTGGTAAAGGCACTTTGCAGCAAGCCTCCTGAGTCggagcccaggagcccaggttttggaggagagaacagactcctacaAGTCGCTTCTAACCTTCACTCATGCGCGTATATAGCGCAGGGTCCCAACTCCCCCAATAAATACGTGCACATAATTTAAATGTACACCGATGCTTTTGAAAGACAAGcagagaaaaactgaaaataaatctgAGAATAGAGTGGAGATACTAGGTCAGTGAATTTAGGTAGTTGTGGAACCAGAAGGTAATGTGTGCTTGAAGAAGGCTAACTTCATAGCCATCTGACAGTGAAAGCGTGAGGCCTGTATCAGAATAGGACATTGGCTCCAAGAAGAAACCCCAGTTCCTTTAGTCATTCACCTTGATGTTTCAAGAGCTGCTCAAAGCACTGTTTTGTTTCTGGTCACGTCTCTAGAGATCATATTTTAGGTGCCTGTTCTTGGTTTTTGCATTTAATAATCTACCTTGAGCACTTTGCCTTATCTATATAGAGTGGCCTCGTCTTTGTGCGTTTCATAGTATTCAGTAGTTTAaccatataattttatttgtcttttggggAGGCTGTTGtcactgttttgagacaggatctgatgTAGTCCATACTGCTCTAGAATTTattgtgtagctaaggatgaccttgaagtaCTGAACCTTCAGCCTTACCTCCTAAATGCTCAGATTACAGTTATGCATCACTCCCACCTTCCATCAACCCCacatgctgaggattgaacctaggacctcctGAATACTAAGCAAGCACTGTActgctgagctatgtccccagcccatgtttactttttgttttgagacagggtcacaccaAATTGCCCAAGATGGCCTTGAGCTATTTCTGGCCCATGCTGGTCTTAGACTTTCAGTCCTCCTGTATCAGCATCTGGAGTAGCTAGGCTTACAAGCCTTTGCCACTCTACCCAAttctcttaggttttttgttttttgggttttgggtttttgggggttttttttgtttgtttgtttgtttgttttttggttttttgacagggtttctctgtatagccctggctgtcctggaactcactttgtagaccaggctggcctcgaactcagaaatccccctgcctctgcctcccaagtgctgggtttaaaggtgtgggccGCCACCAcccggcttgtttgttttttttaattattatttttacctGCATCGGTGGCTTTCCTACctccatgtctgtgtgagggagtcagatgccctggaactagagttacagagttctaagctgccatgtgagtacagagaattgaacccaggtcctctggaagagcagccagtgcttttaactactgagtcatccctccagccccatttCTTTTAGTTCTTACTGGTGATTTCAGTGGACTTAATCTGCTGACATTGCAGAAGTCTACAGGAGTCTTACAGACTAAACTAAATATAATTCAGAGATATCTTTACAATCTCTGTTCCTAATTTCtgggctgtgttttgtttgttccttgCAGGTATCCCTTGTATAACTGATTGTGTAATGGCTGAAATTGAGAAATTGGGACAGAAGTTTCGTGTGGCACTAAGGTAAGAAGGACTTAGTCTAGATTGCAGACTGCAGATATTTGTAGAATACCTCATCTCTTTGCTAATGAAAGATTTCCTGGCAAGttagtttaaattta
The nucleotide sequence above comes from Mus musculus strain C57BL/6J chromosome 12, GRCm38.p6 C57BL/6J. Encoded proteins:
- the Fcf1 gene encoding rRNA-processing protein FCF1 homolog; translated protein: MGKQKKTRKYATMKRMLSLRDERLKEKDRLKPKKKEKKDPSALKEREVPQHPSCLFFQYNTQLGPPYHILVDTNFINFSIKAKLDLVQSMMDCLYAKCIPCITDCVMAEIEKLGQKFRVALRIAKDPRFDRLPCTHKGTYADDCLVQRVTQHKCYIVATVDRDLKRRIRKIPGVPIMYLSNHRYNIERMPDDYGAPRF